From one Planctomycetota bacterium genomic stretch:
- a CDS encoding lysophospholipid acyltransferase family protein, which yields MRADGSLDLGDPTTGTLFYKTAQALFRVVATLAFDLKVYGLERVPRTGGVLIVSNHQSYLDPPMLTLRLPRPAAFLAKSELFQGGLFDRAIRNVNAFPVRQGAGDMGAMRESIALLKHGWLLTVFAEGMRCYDGQIGPAQKGAGLMVRKAGVPVVPTVIDGAFDAWPREGAKLPKLKPIRVYHGHPVDLSHLKADDVRKWIDDTLPPMLDDLRAGRVP from the coding sequence ATGCGTGCCGACGGCTCTCTGGACCTGGGCGACCCGACGACGGGAACGCTCTTTTACAAGACGGCACAGGCACTCTTCCGCGTCGTTGCCACGCTCGCGTTCGACCTCAAGGTCTACGGGCTCGAACGCGTGCCACGGACGGGCGGGGTGCTGATCGTCAGCAATCACCAGAGCTACCTCGACCCGCCGATGCTGACGCTGCGTCTGCCCAGGCCGGCAGCGTTCCTGGCCAAGAGCGAGCTGTTCCAGGGCGGGCTCTTTGATCGTGCAATCCGAAACGTCAACGCCTTCCCCGTCCGACAAGGTGCCGGCGACATGGGGGCGATGCGGGAGTCGATCGCCCTGCTCAAGCACGGCTGGCTCCTCACTGTCTTCGCCGAGGGCATGCGGTGCTACGACGGCCAGATCGGTCCGGCCCAGAAGGGCGCCGGCCTGATGGTCCGAAAGGCCGGCGTGCCGGTGGTGCCGACGGTGATCGACGGTGCGTTCGACGCCTGGCCACGCGAGGGCGCGAAGCTGCCGAAGCTAAAGCCGATCCGCGTCTATCACGGGCATCCCGTCGACCTGTCCCACCTCAAGGCCGACGACGTCCGCAAATGGATCGATGACACGCTTCCGCCGATGCTCGATGACCTCCGCGCTGGTCGCGTCCCGTAG
- a CDS encoding MazG-like family protein has translation MDDRHDLRRLTDALLRFRGERDWEQFHNPKDQMLSLSLEAAELLELAQWKNGQELDEHLVVRRRELGDELADVLGWVLLIAHDQQIDLADAFEAKLAANAQKYPVDASRGRAEKWTAYANAKASAKGDA, from the coding sequence GTGGACGATCGTCACGACCTGCGTCGCCTCACCGACGCCCTGCTCCGCTTCAGAGGCGAGCGGGACTGGGAGCAGTTCCACAACCCGAAGGACCAGATGCTCTCGCTCAGCCTCGAGGCAGCCGAGCTGCTGGAGCTGGCCCAGTGGAAGAATGGGCAGGAGCTGGACGAGCACCTCGTGGTCCGTCGACGCGAGTTGGGCGACGAGCTGGCGGACGTGCTCGGCTGGGTGCTCTTGATCGCGCACGACCAGCAGATCGACCTCGCCGATGCGTTTGAGGCCAAGCTCGCCGCCAACGCCCAGAAGTACCCGGTCGACGCCTCCCGCGGCCGGGCGGAAAAGTGGACGGCCTACGCGAACGCCAAGGCCTCGGCGAAGGGCGACGCATGA
- a CDS encoding DUF2752 domain-containing protein yields MTDVPAVPPMKVLMPPREPVRATTTARLLCVGIALGCIGLLATAAYLSPDPAGVGTTSRLGIPTCGFLDRTGLPCAGCGMTTAFSHAVRWEWISAFIVQPFAALMAIAAAITIWTSGYIAVTARPVHRLISRAATGRGGTIAIVVVALGIASWGWKLAWVLLIESS; encoded by the coding sequence ATGACCGACGTGCCCGCCGTGCCGCCGATGAAGGTCCTGATGCCGCCGCGCGAGCCGGTGCGGGCGACGACGACTGCGCGTCTGCTCTGCGTCGGCATTGCGCTCGGCTGCATCGGCTTGCTTGCCACCGCCGCATACCTCTCGCCCGATCCGGCCGGCGTTGGCACGACGTCGCGCCTGGGCATTCCGACATGTGGCTTCCTCGACCGGACCGGACTGCCGTGCGCGGGCTGCGGCATGACGACGGCCTTCAGCCACGCCGTCCGGTGGGAGTGGATTTCGGCGTTCATCGTCCAGCCGTTCGCGGCACTGATGGCCATCGCGGCGGCGATCACCATCTGGACGTCGGGCTACATCGCGGTGACGGCCCGTCCGGTCCACCGGCTCATCTCCCGCGCCGCCACCGGCCGGGGCGGGACGATCGCAATCGTCGTCGTCGCGCTCGGCATCGCCTCGTGGGGCTGGAAGCTGGCGTGGGTGCTGCTGATCGAGTCGAGCTGA
- a CDS encoding YfcE family phosphodiesterase: protein MRLGVLSDTHGKADACRAAVELLQKAKVDAFLHCGDIGDYARPAEPVFDALAGTGCHFVWGNNDDVSPAAARYASDLGLVLHEPYEPFTLGETTIVLAHGDAFSATRRLLREAESTGHGPDLLLTGHSHAPHDERIGPVRWINPGALFRTRTKTVATIDTTHLTRRSALRLLTVDVTA, encoded by the coding sequence ATGCGGCTCGGCGTGCTCTCCGACACCCACGGCAAGGCCGACGCCTGCCGGGCGGCGGTTGAGTTGTTGCAGAAGGCGAAGGTCGACGCGTTCCTCCACTGCGGCGACATCGGCGACTACGCCCGTCCAGCCGAGCCCGTCTTTGACGCCCTGGCGGGCACCGGCTGCCACTTCGTCTGGGGCAACAACGACGACGTCTCCCCCGCCGCCGCCCGCTACGCCAGCGATTTGGGCCTCGTCCTGCACGAGCCGTACGAGCCGTTCACGCTCGGCGAGACAACGATCGTCCTCGCCCATGGCGACGCCTTCAGCGCGACGAGGCGCCTCCTCCGCGAGGCCGAATCGACGGGTCACGGGCCCGACCTGCTGCTCACGGGACACAGCCACGCACCCCACGACGAACGAATCGGGCCGGTGCGGTGGATCAATCCGGGTGCGCTTTTCCGTACGCGAACCAAGACCGTTGCGACGATCGACACGACGCACCTGACGCGCCGGTCCGCCCTTCGATTGCTGACGGTCGATGTGACCGCATGA
- a CDS encoding GNAT family N-acetyltransferase produces the protein MSEPQATNPGPLADQPVESPAESDAGWSDAYTIRTFRDADAEACRTLYTAGILGGQLAENDTGLDIDDIPMAYLQGGLNHFWVAEVAPGQGERVGAPDGTVIGMIGVQHHDEGIGEIRRLRVADPHRRRRVGSRLLDIAVRFCREKGCLKVALDTFIERSAAVSLFEKHRFRHGRTRQTQGKDTLYFYLDFYASEER, from the coding sequence TTGTCCGAACCGCAGGCCACAAACCCCGGACCGCTCGCCGACCAGCCGGTGGAGTCGCCGGCCGAGTCCGATGCCGGCTGGAGCGACGCCTACACGATCCGGACGTTTCGCGATGCCGACGCTGAAGCGTGCCGGACGCTGTACACCGCGGGCATTTTGGGCGGGCAGCTTGCGGAGAACGACACCGGCCTCGACATCGACGACATCCCGATGGCCTACTTGCAGGGCGGGCTGAACCACTTCTGGGTCGCCGAGGTCGCCCCCGGCCAGGGTGAGCGCGTCGGCGCGCCCGACGGCACCGTCATCGGCATGATCGGCGTGCAGCACCACGACGAAGGCATCGGCGAGATCCGTCGCCTCCGCGTCGCCGACCCGCACCGCCGCCGCCGCGTCGGCAGCCGGCTTCTCGACATCGCCGTCCGGTTTTGCCGCGAAAAGGGCTGCCTGAAGGTCGCGCTCGACACCTTCATCGAACGCTCCGCCGCCGTATCGCTGTTCGAGAAGCACCGCTTCCGTCACGGCCGAACGCGTCAGACGCAGGGGAAGGACACGCTCTACTTCTACCTCGACTTCTACGCGAGCGAGGAGCGGTAG
- a CDS encoding SIS domain-containing protein, with product MADPADLLRRAVDEAHEVVGLAGKLGPQLGAACGLLEASWNAGGKLLVCGNGGSCADAMHLAEELVARFQADRRGLAAIALTDPTVLTCCANDFGYDHVFARQVEALGKPGDVLAVLSTSGNSPNVVTALDAAERTGLRTIAFLGKDGGKIRGRCDVELLVPATKAHRIQEGHKLLFHTLCEWADEYAK from the coding sequence GTGGCCGATCCCGCAGACCTGCTTCGCCGTGCAGTCGATGAGGCGCACGAGGTCGTCGGCCTTGCCGGCAAGCTCGGGCCGCAGCTTGGCGCTGCTTGCGGCTTGCTCGAAGCCTCGTGGAACGCCGGCGGCAAGCTACTCGTCTGCGGCAACGGCGGCTCATGTGCCGACGCCATGCACCTCGCGGAAGAGCTCGTCGCCCGCTTCCAGGCCGACCGCCGCGGACTGGCCGCGATCGCACTGACGGACCCGACGGTCCTCACCTGCTGCGCCAACGACTTCGGCTACGACCACGTCTTCGCGCGCCAGGTCGAAGCCCTTGGCAAGCCCGGCGACGTCCTGGCAGTCTTGTCGACCAGCGGCAACAGCCCGAACGTCGTCACTGCCCTCGACGCGGCCGAACGAACAGGCCTCAGGACCATCGCCTTCCTTGGCAAGGACGGCGGCAAGATCCGCGGCCGATGCGACGTCGAACTGCTCGTCCCGGCGACCAAGGCGCACCGCATTCAGGAAGGCCACAAGCTGCTCTTCCACACCCTCTGCGAGTGGGCCGATGAGTACGCCAAGTGA
- the chrA gene encoding chromate efflux transporter, with protein MSTPSDPPGSLGEIARVFLRLGFLAFGGPAAHTAMMQDELVDKRKWLSGERFAEAVAAVQVVPGPNSTELAIHMGQIRGGFKGLLVAGCCFIGPAVLIILPLAIAYVAVGEISDEALAARDVVMHTVSSAVVAIVAVAGVRLLWSTVKGPFGAMMVGLALVLALRLPTLFDVYDLAPAWRQTELMILASAAVAGIVADRIKAGTAALAVAVPVGVDSGELIRMAGFFLKVGGTLFGSGYVLVNYLQTGLTEDGLGWLTQAQVLDAVAIGQVTPGPLLTTSTFAGYLIGSVTFEFGVLGAIGTALLATAAMFAPAFVFVALLGPVLAKLRRFAWAKAMLSAMAAAAVGLIFAVCVDLTPAAFATGRPLDPINLAIGAATLVLMLWRRVNATWLIGLAVVVGLLRAVI; from the coding sequence ATGAGTACGCCAAGTGACCCGCCCGGCAGCCTCGGCGAGATCGCCCGCGTCTTCCTGCGACTCGGCTTCCTCGCCTTCGGCGGACCGGCGGCGCACACGGCGATGATGCAGGACGAGCTGGTCGACAAACGGAAGTGGCTCAGCGGCGAACGCTTCGCCGAGGCCGTGGCGGCTGTGCAGGTCGTGCCCGGGCCGAACTCGACGGAGCTGGCGATCCACATGGGCCAGATCCGCGGCGGATTCAAGGGCCTTCTGGTCGCCGGATGCTGCTTCATCGGTCCGGCCGTGCTGATCATCCTGCCGCTGGCGATCGCCTACGTCGCGGTCGGCGAAATCAGCGATGAGGCGTTGGCCGCACGCGACGTCGTCATGCACACCGTCTCGTCGGCCGTGGTCGCGATCGTCGCGGTGGCGGGTGTTCGGTTGCTCTGGTCGACGGTCAAAGGGCCATTCGGGGCGATGATGGTCGGGCTTGCGCTCGTCCTCGCCCTGCGGCTGCCGACGTTGTTCGACGTCTACGACCTCGCACCGGCGTGGCGTCAGACCGAGCTGATGATCCTCGCTTCGGCGGCGGTCGCGGGCATCGTCGCGGACCGCATCAAGGCCGGCACAGCCGCGCTGGCGGTCGCGGTGCCGGTCGGCGTCGACTCGGGCGAACTCATCCGGATGGCAGGCTTTTTCCTCAAAGTCGGCGGCACGCTCTTCGGCAGCGGCTACGTCCTGGTCAACTATCTGCAGACCGGCCTGACCGAGGACGGACTGGGCTGGCTGACGCAGGCGCAGGTGCTCGATGCCGTCGCCATAGGTCAGGTGACGCCCGGCCCGCTGTTGACGACGAGCACGTTCGCCGGCTACCTGATCGGCAGCGTCACGTTCGAGTTCGGCGTCCTCGGCGCGATCGGCACCGCCCTCCTGGCGACGGCGGCGATGTTCGCCCCGGCCTTCGTCTTCGTCGCCCTGCTCGGGCCGGTGCTGGCGAAGCTGCGTCGGTTCGCCTGGGCCAAGGCGATGCTCTCCGCCATGGCCGCTGCCGCTGTCGGGCTCATTTTCGCGGTCTGCGTCGACCTCACCCCAGCCGCTTTCGCTACGGGCCGGCCGCTTGACCCGATCAACCTCGCCATCGGGGCGGCGACGCTGGTCCTGATGCTCTGGCGACGCGTCAACGCGACATGGCTGATCGGGCTTGCGGTGGTGGTTGGCCTGCTCCGAGCCGTGATCTGA